The stretch of DNA TTCCGATCGTAGGCCTTGACAAAGACCTTTTCCATCTGTATGCTGAGGTTAATTCACTTCAGGACTTTGAAAATTTTATAGTTTTGGTCAATCGCGTGGGGTTTGTTTCGTGACCCGTAGACAATAATCGACGCAATCCGAGAAATCGCTGAAAGCCTCATTCTTTCGTTGAGGTGTGTCGATTCCTTTCCCCGTAAGGGTTTGAGATGTTATCGCTCAGGGCTTATTGAAGATGACCCCCCTTTTATTGACAGGTAAAATTTATTGCGTCGATTTGCCGTCTGAAACTCTCTCTGGGTAAGGAGTTGTAGCGTAGCTCTTTCATTACTCATTTCCCCGCAAGGGGACGGAAACTATTCTATGTTTGTTTCTCCATCACGTTCCCAATTAGCTTTCATTACTCATTTCCCCGCAAGGGGACGGAAACCCTTTTATAAAGGTGGATTAGAAACCACCTCCTCAATGTCTTTCATTACTCATTTCCCCGCAAGGGGACGGAAACGGGTTAATTCAGTGTACATACTTGAACTATTTTTATCTGACTTTCATTACTCATTTCCCCGCAAGGGGACGGAAACGAGCAGCAGCCTCTTGACCGTTAGTCATTGAAAACTAACTTAGACTTTCATTACTCATTTCCCCGCAAGGGGACGGAAACTTTTCAGAAAAATGTGTATGTCACAAGAAAGAGTCTTTCATTACTCATTTCCCCGCAAGGGGACGGAAACCAGTAAGATGTCTGATAATAATCCATTTTTTTACCTCTTTCATTACTCATTTCCCCGCAAGGGGACGGAAACCCTTGTCCCGCTGTGGCAGCGGAGTTGGGTCCATTTGAGGCCTTTCATTACTCATTTCCCCGCAAGGGGACGGAAACGTTTAATGTTTTTTAGAAAGTAATAAAAATAACTATAACTTTCATTACTATCGCGATCGCTCCCTTACAATTAAGAGCGATCGCACCTTCGTCTATTCTGGAAAATCAGGAATCACCCATTTAGGTGGCTCCGATCGCTTCTTCCTTACCGCTTCCTCAGCCATCTCCAGCATTTTATCCAGAGAAGTGTTTTCTATGAAACTTGACGTTGCTGCCGCATATTCCCGCTTCGGGCATTTATCGCCCAAAATGCAGCCGTTGACGCACTCTACAGCACAATTTACTGTACTTTCTACCATATTCTCTTTCCTTCGATGCTGCCGACAATTCGCAGGCCGATGCTCTCAGAGCCTTAGCTGAGAAACTGCCCGGTATATGTATTTTACTTTACAAATTGCCCTAAATGCCGCTCGAGGGCCATAGCCAGAGCGATCGCGATCGCCGAGCTGTAATACAATCAAAACAACCCACCTTTTCTCTGCACTATGAGTAATCCTCTAGGTCGTTTAAAAAACTTACCCTGGCAAGAACTCCTTCAAATTGCCGCCCTCACCAATGCGATCGCGATCGTACTAGAGTTATTCTTAGGGTGGGGTTTCGCGCAATCTCCTATCGTTCGCAACATCCTCAAACTACTCTACAGCTCTTCCTTGGGGGTATTAATCCCTGTCGCTACAGCAGTGGGAATGGGCGCACTAGCAGTGTACATCTTCGAGCAACGGCAGCAACAATTTCTGCTTAACAGTTCTAGTTTATGGGCTTTAGTTGTATGTTTACTTCTAGGTTTGGCTTTAAAGTATCTATTACCAGTACCTGCTTTTCTAGTCGATTTATCTGAAACTACACTAATAGGAATTGTACTGGGAGTGTTTTGGAAAGGGCGACCTTACTGGCGATGAAATGCAAATTGTGAGTTAAGCTTTTCTATATTTAATCGACATACAGCACATACAGCTATTGTTGCTAGATAATTTAATAGGACTTACGCACAGAGAAAGTTCGTAATTCCTATGTAAATCCTATTAAACAGGAGTTACGCAGGGAGTCCCAGAAACCGGGTTTTTGAGATCATCTGTGGGTAAGAACGAAGTATTTTCGTCAAAAAACCCGGTTTCTTTGGTTGGGTGCGTAAGTCCTATTAAATTTATCAGCTAAACGACCAACTCAACGGGAAATGCTTTAGCTTGTCGAGGCTTCACATAAACTCGCTGATTGACCTGTACATTGAGCTGTTTAAAGCGATCGCGGTCTAAGTAAGCAGTAATTATCTCCTGCTCATCTACAATCAATTCGATTTGAATTTCCCAACCCAAATAGACGATACGATTAATTTTTGCCGGGGCAAAGGATGCTTCAGGTTCGGTTTGAATTAAAACGTCATGGGGTCGCAAATAAATTTGAGGAGAGGGAGCTTCCAAGCTCTGACGTGCAAAAATTCCGGCTGTACTAGAGAGGACGTTTACAGGGCCAATAAAGCTCATCACAAAGGCTGTTGCTGGAGAGTCATAAATCTGAGCTGGCGTACCGACTTGTTCGACTCTGCCTTTGTTCATTACGACAATTTCATCGGCGACTTCCATCGCTTCTTCTTGGTCGTGGGTAACAAAAACTGTGGTGACGTTAACTTCGTGGTGTAACCGCCGCAACCAGTCGCGCAATTCTTTGCGAACTTTGGCATCTAGAGCTCCGAAGGGTTCGTCTAGCAAAAGTACCTGGGGTTCTACGGCTAAAGCTCTGGCTAAGGCTACGCGCTGTCTTTGACCTCCTGAAAGTTGGGAAGGATAGCGATCGCCTAATCCGCTCAGTTGTACTAAGTCTAAAAGTTCTTCTACTCGTTTGCGCGTTCTGGATTTGGGAGATTTGCGGATGTCCATACCAAAGCCAATATTATCACGAATTGTCAAGTGTTTGAATAAAGCATAATGCTGAAAAACAAAGCCGATTTGACGCTCTTGTACTGACTGATAAGTTGCATCTTTGCCAGTAATCCAAATTTTGCCGATGTCTGGCGGTTCTAGTCCGGCAATCAGCCGCAATAATGTTGATTTTCCTGACCCTGATGGCCCTAGTAGTGCTACTAAAGAGCCTGTTTTAATTTCTAGGTTCACTTGGCTTAGTGCCTGAAAAGAACCAAAGTGTTTCGATACATCTTCAACTAAAATTCCCATAGATTCCCTGCCTCAATAAACTTTATAGGTTGTGATTTTTTTTGCGTTGTCAAAGGGAGTGCGATCGGGAATCATTTTTTCTTACTCCCGTTACTCGCTTAAGTGACTGTGTTAAGTCGATATTATACTAACTCCTGTATGCTGGTCGATCTAGTGTAGTTTACAATTCTTTAAGATTTGGCGACTAGATGCTCAGGTTGATATCCCCATCTGCCTTTAAAAAGGATGGGCTATTTTATTTTGTTTAAATATATAGTCCGCCAGGGGTTAAAACCCTTGTCTCATAGCTAAAATCGGTTCAAACTGACCAAAAGATAAAATTAAGTTATGTTTTTTCAACCACCTTTTGACGGCAACCGATGGGAATACACTTCTGGTTTTTAGCTAAAGTTGTGAGTTCTCTGAACGCATAGTCTAACCAAACAAAGCCATATTCCCACTCAATGTGATACATCGGTTTCCGCTGTAACGGCATCATCAGTGGTCTGTACCTCTTCCCTGCTAAAAAAACAAACGGGTTAATTTCTATTGAAAATTCTGCTATAATTTTAGCACGAACTGCAAACAATCAAAGATTTAAAATGGTAGAACTAAATCAGTTACTGTTAGAGCTTGAAAGCAACCTCAAATGGGAAGGAGCGACAAAAGAATGGAAAGAGCGGCGGGAAAGTTGGGTTAGCGATGTAGCAGCATCAGTTAACCTGACATATCTAGCAGAATTGCTAGTTGAATTGGAATCTAACTTGCAGTGGGAATTGGTGGATACTCACTGGAAAGAGCGTGCGGACAGTTGGGTAGAAGAATGTCGGGGTGCATCAATTGTTCAAGAAATATCAAGTTTATTGCTGGAACTAGAAAGCAATATAAATTCGGAAGCTATGGCTGATAAATGGCAGCAGAATCGCTTCAAGTGGATACAGCAACTACACAAGTATAACGAGACCTAATGTAGATGGGGTACAATAACAACAGTGAGTAAACCAATTCCAGAAGTCTTGCTCGTCAACTTGCTCAAAAGCTGTCGTTATTGCTGAGGAAAAAACGGAACTGTAAAAAATAGCGCGTTAGTTCTATATTTCCTAATGGAGAGTTTTTGCTTGACCAGTTTTTGAACTAGACTTTTAGTGACACCAAATTGGGTTGCTACTTTCCTGATTGACATTTTTCCTACTAAATATGGTGTCACTATTTTTTCTCTAAGAGCGAGTGAATATGCTTTCATTAGGTTTGATTACACAGATATTTCATTATTTTTGATTGCACCTCATAACAGCGGGAACCGCTGTAAATTTCATTTTCTTCGTCTAAATATTCGACTGTGAACGATAAATTTAGACCACTGTTACTTCCTTGATAAGTAGAAGGAAGAAGGAAGAAGGCATGGCAATTCTCGTACCCATTCTGTAATTTGCTCACGATTTAAGCCCTCTTGTATCCTGTATAATGACCTCTTAGTTGCATCTGGGTTTTGTAAAAGCCAAGCTCCTATGCGGTTTAAGGCATTAATTAAATTGGACATTCGATCTCCTCGCAATAATATTGCCTAACTTCCCAAACACCTGATTAAATCTTTTGCTAAGGGAGTCGATGACGGCACGCCAGTTGACCTCGGAAGTGCTATCCTGCTGTAGTTGTTGGCGGACTAGGCGCAGTAAGGCGCGGATGTTTTTGGGGGCTGTTTCCGGGCTGAGGAAGGCGGGATAAGGGGTTGCGGGTTTGTGGGGATGGGGGAATAAACCGTGACGCGAGACTACGTGAATGATACCTTTATGGCCGGAGTCTCGGAGTGCGATCGCTTCATCGTTCAGCCGTTCTAAATGCACATAATTTGGCGCTTTTGCTTCGGCTTCATCTAAAACAGTCTCAATGTATTTACCGTAAATATTACGGGGGATAAATGTATCTGGTTTTACATCGTTGCCAATAGCTTGCAGCCAGCGCAATACTAAATTAAATGTTACAATTAAATCAATTGAGTTGATGAGTTTAATTACTATGCAATTAGGACTGCCCGATATTTCTCAAAGCTTTGAAAAGACAAAAGGATTTTTGACAGAACAAGTTGGCAAAGCTGTTAATTCTACTTCCGAAGTAACAGCACAGGCTAAATTTTCTCTCTCCGCAAATGCTGACAAGGCAAAAGAAGCTCTCAGTCAAACTACTAATTCTGCCGTTGAGGTTGTAAATCAAGTTAAGAACAAGGCTTTAGTTACAGTAACGGAGACAACTGAAAAAGCCAGGAATTCTCTATCTGAAGTTACAAATCAAGCCGTTACTCGCGTTAGTGAAACTACAAACAAAGCTGTTGATGCTGTTACTCACTCTGCCGCAACTGCTAAAGAAACTCTCACTCAAGCTACTAATTCCGCCGTCACTACTCTGAATCAAACAACTAGCCAAGCTGTAGATAGTGTAAATCAAGCAAAAGAAAAGGCTAAGGCTTCATTACAAGATAGCATTCATCAGGCTGAAAATATTAGCAGTGCTGCTTCAGATACTCTTCAAAATGCTATTAATGCTAGCGTCAAAAATTGGGTTGATTCTCATCCTTTAATTTTTTGGTTGGTGAGTCATCCGCTGATAGCGTTAGCATTGCTGCTGCTATCTATATTTATTATATTGGGTTTGTTTCAAGCTTTAGGTAGCTTTTTTGCAAGAGGATGGTTATCTATTTTGCAACTCCCTGGAAAATTTATACAAGGGGTTTTTACTGTCGGCTCTAAGTCTGTGAGTAATCTTGGTGGAGTCGCTGTTAACTCATTGGTTTCAAGGAATCTGGGAGAAAATAATAATTTATCTTTACAATTGAACGGAGTTCAATCAAATAGTTCGGAGTCTCAGGAACGACTTGCTAATATTTTGACAAGGTTAGAGGCGATTAGACAAGAGCAGAATCAGCTTTTACAGGAAGCCGAGGCTATTTTGAGCAAGCAATTTAATCCAGAGTGAGAAGGTGTGGATCGCAACCTTTGTTCTATTTTTTGCTAAGATGATTCTAAACCTTCTTTTTCCATGTTCGCGCGATCGCACCTCGTGGTAAATTTAAAATATCCAAACTTTTCTTTAAAAGCCGATAGATCGCTGTTTGCAGCCGATCGCCGAATAAGCCATGCCCGATTACTTCTCAGACGATTTAAAATGGACGCTTGAAGCCAAAGCCAAGCTGAAAAATATTCCCTATTTTGTTCGGGGACAAGCACGAATGCGGATAGAGCATTTGGCCCGCGAAGCTGAAAAGGAAGTTGTAACGGTTGAGCTGGTTGAGCAAGCTCGCCTCGAATTTGGCCAGTAAATGTTTGTAACGCCGCCCTCTGGACGGTTTTTTACCGCAAATAAGGGCGGCGTTACGTCAAACATGGGTAATTCCTGAATGCAAACTAACAAAAATGCCCCGCAAAGCCTTAAACTGATGTTGCATTTTGTAGTGTTCTGAGGTCTACTGAGGTCGTCCGTGCGGAAAATAGTTATTGCTGGCAATTGGAAAATGTACAAAACCCAGAGTGAAGCTCTGGAGTTTCTCAAAGGGTTCACGTCTTGCTTGACTGAAACCCCAGAAGAGCGGGAAGTCATTCTATGCGTTCCCTTCACCGCTTTAACCCTGCTCTCGAAAAATATGCACGGGGGCCGTGTGATGCTAGGTGCTCAGAATGTTCACTGGGAAGAGTCGGGTGCATATACGGGGGAAATTTCGGCCCCGATGCTGACAGAAATTGGGGTAAGATATGCGATCGTGGGTCACAGCGAACGCCGTCAATATTTTGGCGAAACTGACGAAACTGTAAATATGCGGTTGAGGGCGGCTCAACAGCATGGTTTAATTCCAATTTTGTGTGTGGGCGAAAGTCTGCGACAACGGGAAGAGGGTGAAGCAGAAACTCACATTGCTTTTCAGTTAGCAACGGATTTGATTGGTGTGGATCAGCAGAAGTTGGCGATCGCTTATGAACCGATTTGGGCGATCGGCACCGGTCGCACTTGCGAATCCACCGACGCTAATCGGATTATTGGCTTAATTCGCAGCAAACTAAATAATCCTGATGTGCCAATTCTTTACGGCGGTTCTGTCAAACCCGATAATATCGATGACATTATGGCTCAGCCAGAAATTGATGGGGTATTAGTCGGTGGAGCGAGTTTGGAACCTGCCAGTTTTGCTCGAATTGTCAATTACAAATAATTGGTAATTGGTAATTGGTAATGGCTAATGGCTAATGGCTAATTGCTAATTGCTAATGGCTAATGGCTAATTGCTAATTGCTAATTGCTAATTGCTAATTACCCATCTTCCTCATCTCCCCTATCTCCCCCGCTCCCCCGCTCCCCCGCTCCCCATCTCCCCCGCTCCCCATCTCCCCCGCCCCTCTGCTTTTTGGGTAGAATGACACAGCCTTGGGAGGGGGAGAGGGTTTCAAAATCGTCAAGCCTTGCTAGGAAAGACACAATCTATAAAAAAGCAAAACTTTTCAGTCACCAATCGCTAAATCGGCGATCGCGCTATAGACTGATGATTAAGGACTAGATAAAGTCTGGCAACTGGGAACAAGATAATTTCTTAACCTCCTATGGCTGAGCCTTTGATCGAACTGAAGGGAATTAGTAAGTCCTTTGGCAAGAATGTGGTTTTAGATGAAGTGGATCTAACAATTTATCGAGGAGAAGCTTTGGCTGCGATCGGCCCTTCGGGTACCGGAAAGTCAACAATCCTACGCATTATTGCAGGTTTGCTAGCACCGGATGCCGGTGAAGTTTACGTTCAGGGACAACGGCGGAAGGGATGGGTAGATGATGTCGCCGATCCGATTGGTATTGGGATGGTGTTTCAGCAGGCGGCTTTATTTGATTCGCTGAGTGTAGAGGAAAATGTTGGTTTTCTGCTTTACCAACACTCGAAACTACCGCGCCACAGGATTCGAGCATTGGTGGATGAAAAGCTGGAGATGGTTGGTTTGCCGGGAATTGGCGATCGCTACCCGGCTCAGCTATCGGGCGGGATGCGAAAACGGGTGAGTTTTGCCCGTGCGATTATGGCTAATCCTGATAATTCTAGAGACACGCCAGAAGTTTTGCTGTACGATGAGCCGACGGCGGGTTTAGACCCGATCGCTTCGACGATGATTGAGGATTTAATCCGCGACCTACAGGCGGCTCAGGGAGGGTGCAGCACTTATGTGATGGTAACTCACCAAGATAGCACTATCCGTCGCACTGCTGACCGCATTGTGTTTCTCTATCAAGGTAAGGTGCAATGGGAGGGAACTGTGAGCGATATTAATAAGACTGATAACTTGCTGATGCGGCAATTTTTTAGTGGGAGTGTGGCGGGCCCAATTCAAGCTGTTAACGGTTAATGGTTGACTATTAACTGTTAACCGTTAACTGTTAACAAGGGTGGTTAAAATGCGATCGCGAACGGTTAGAGAAGGCTCGGTTGGTTTTTTGATTCTGTTGGGACTGGGTTTGTTTGGGGGTCTAGTCCTCTGGCTGCGAGGATTACAGTTGGGAAACCGCAGCTATAACGTATTGGTTGAATTCCCTAATGTTCAGGGAATGCAGGTAGGGACACCAGTACGGTACAGAGGAGTCAGCGTGGGTAAAATTAGTGCGCTGAAACCGGGCCCAAATGGGGTCGAGGTGGTGCTAGAAATTGCTCCGGCGGATTTAGTGATTTCGCGGGATGTGCTAATTGAGGCGAATAAGTCTGGCTTGATTGGGGAAGCTGCGGTTGATATTACACCTTTGTCGCTTTTGCCAGATGCTGCGATCGCGGCTAATCCTCTGAGTAAGAACTGCCCAAATACGATTATCTGCAATAATTCGCGCCTCAAAGGTAATGCAGGCGCGAGTTTGGAAGAACTGATTCGCTCAGCATTGAACTTTACTAATCTCTACAATGACCCGGAGTTATTTGCTAATATTAAATCGATTTCAAAAAATACGGCGGTGGCTGCTCAAGATGCAGTTCAACTAACTCGTAATTTGTCTAGTTTAACTCAGTCGGCTAAAGTTGAATTGGGCACTTTGAGTCAATTGATTAAAACAGAAATCGGCGGTTTAAATCAGTTAGCACAGGAAGAATTTGGTAATTTAAATCAGTCTGTAGAGGGGAATTTAGGAGGGATTGCTACTGAAATCGGGAAGGTTTCAGCAACGGGGGATGCTTCGATTAGGGCGGTGACAGGAGCTGCTATCGAGTCAGCAAATTCTGTTAAGCAAGCAGCAAATCAGATTAATATAACCGCTAGTCAGGCTAATGCTCTGCTGACAACTAATCGTGCTATGCTTGTAACCACCTTGAATAATATTAATCAAACGAGCCAGGAACTGCGGGTAGCTGTGAGCAGTTTAAGTCCTATTGTTAACAGAATTGAGCAAGGGCAATTAATCAATAACTTGGAAGTTTTATCTGCAAATGCAGCTCAAGCTTCGGTGAATTTGCGGGATTTATCAACAACTGTGAATAATCCTACAAATTTGCTGGTATTACAACAAACTCTAGATTCAGCTCGTGTTACTTTTCAAAATATGCAAAAGATTACATCAGTTTTGGTTCCTTTTTCGCAGACGGTAACGACTAGCCCCGCAGTTGTAAATTCCCCTGTACTTTCAGAGTTTCCGCAGTTTAGTAAGAAGCCGAAATCCATGATTATTCCTTCTCAAACGGCAAAGGTAAGAGAATCTCCTGCTTCTGAAATTAAGTCTAATTTGGTCTCTCCTTAAGGGGGGAATCTAGGTAATATAGATGTTCTTGCTTCTAAATTATGTCGCGGACGATCGCTTACAGTCCTGCTTATACTCTGGTTCCTACTTACGAGTGTTTTAATCGGTGTACCTACTGTAATTTTCGCACCAATCCTGAGCAAAGTCCTTGGCTGACATTGGCGGCGGCGCAAAAGCAATTGCAAGGCCTTCAGGGGAAAGGAGTGATTGAAATTCTGATTCTCAGCGGTGAGGTACATCCGCTTTCGTCAAGGCGAAAAGCTTGGTTTGAGCGTATTTATGATTTGTGCGAACTTGCATTAAGTTTAGGATTTTTACCCCATACAAATGCTGGGCCATTGAGTTTTGAGGAGATGGCAAAATTAAAAGAGGTGAATGTGTCGATGGGGTTAATGTTAGAACAGTTAACACCGAATTTGTTACAATCTGTCCACTGCCATGCTCCTAGTAAAGTGCCTTCTCTACGGTTGCAACAGTTGCGATGGGCGGGGGAGTTAAGGATTCCATTTACTACTGGTTTGCTGCTAGGAATTGGGGAGAGTGAGGGGGATTGGCGGGAAACGCTGGCGGAGATCGCGCAGATTCAGAGTGATTATGGTAATATTCAAGAGGTTATCCTTCAACCTCATAGTGCTGGGAGCCAGCAAGGTTGGAAGGGTGCAAGTTTTAATCCTGAAAAGATGCCGGAAGTGGTGGCGATCGCGAAGTCGATTTTACCCTCAGAAATTACTCTGCAAATCCCGCCTAATTTAATTACAGAACCGCAGATATTACTGGCTTGTTTGGCAGCCGGTGCTAGGGATTTGGGGGGGATTGGGCCTCGCGATGAGGTTAATCCTGATTACGATCATCTGCAAGATCGGGCTTTAGAGGCGTTATTAGCAGTAGGGGGATGGCAATTGATACAACGCTTGCCAGTTTATCCTCAATATGATAGTTGGCTGTCATCGAGATTGCAAGTTGCCGTTCAGCAGTGGCGATCGACC from Kamptonema formosum PCC 6407 encodes:
- a CDS encoding sulfate/molybdate ABC transporter ATP-binding protein: MGILVEDVSKHFGSFQALSQVNLEIKTGSLVALLGPSGSGKSTLLRLIAGLEPPDIGKIWITGKDATYQSVQERQIGFVFQHYALFKHLTIRDNIGFGMDIRKSPKSRTRKRVEELLDLVQLSGLGDRYPSQLSGGQRQRVALARALAVEPQVLLLDEPFGALDAKVRKELRDWLRRLHHEVNVTTVFVTHDQEEAMEVADEIVVMNKGRVEQVGTPAQIYDSPATAFVMSFIGPVNVLSSTAGIFARQSLEAPSPQIYLRPHDVLIQTEPEASFAPAKINRIVYLGWEIQIELIVDEQEIITAYLDRDRFKQLNVQVNQRVYVKPRQAKAFPVELVV
- a CDS encoding FAD/NAD(P)-binding protein, with product MRWLQAIGNDVKPDTFIPRNIYGKYIETVLDEAEAKAPNYVHLERLNDEAIALRDSGHKGIIHVVSRHGLFPHPHKPATPYPAFLSPETAPKNIRALLRLVRQQLQQDSTSEVNWRAVIDSLSKRFNQVFGKLGNIIARRSNVQFN
- a CDS encoding PCP reductase family protein, which gives rise to MPDYFSDDLKWTLEAKAKLKNIPYFVRGQARMRIEHLAREAEKEVVTVELVEQARLEFGQ
- the tpiA gene encoding triose-phosphate isomerase, which translates into the protein MRKIVIAGNWKMYKTQSEALEFLKGFTSCLTETPEEREVILCVPFTALTLLSKNMHGGRVMLGAQNVHWEESGAYTGEISAPMLTEIGVRYAIVGHSERRQYFGETDETVNMRLRAAQQHGLIPILCVGESLRQREEGEAETHIAFQLATDLIGVDQQKLAIAYEPIWAIGTGRTCESTDANRIIGLIRSKLNNPDVPILYGGSVKPDNIDDIMAQPEIDGVLVGGASLEPASFARIVNYK
- a CDS encoding ABC transporter ATP-binding protein — protein: MAEPLIELKGISKSFGKNVVLDEVDLTIYRGEALAAIGPSGTGKSTILRIIAGLLAPDAGEVYVQGQRRKGWVDDVADPIGIGMVFQQAALFDSLSVEENVGFLLYQHSKLPRHRIRALVDEKLEMVGLPGIGDRYPAQLSGGMRKRVSFARAIMANPDNSRDTPEVLLYDEPTAGLDPIASTMIEDLIRDLQAAQGGCSTYVMVTHQDSTIRRTADRIVFLYQGKVQWEGTVSDINKTDNLLMRQFFSGSVAGPIQAVNG
- a CDS encoding MlaD family protein gives rise to the protein MRSRTVREGSVGFLILLGLGLFGGLVLWLRGLQLGNRSYNVLVEFPNVQGMQVGTPVRYRGVSVGKISALKPGPNGVEVVLEIAPADLVISRDVLIEANKSGLIGEAAVDITPLSLLPDAAIAANPLSKNCPNTIICNNSRLKGNAGASLEELIRSALNFTNLYNDPELFANIKSISKNTAVAAQDAVQLTRNLSSLTQSAKVELGTLSQLIKTEIGGLNQLAQEEFGNLNQSVEGNLGGIATEIGKVSATGDASIRAVTGAAIESANSVKQAANQINITASQANALLTTNRAMLVTTLNNINQTSQELRVAVSSLSPIVNRIEQGQLINNLEVLSANAAQASVNLRDLSTTVNNPTNLLVLQQTLDSARVTFQNMQKITSVLVPFSQTVTTSPAVVNSPVLSEFPQFSKKPKSMIIPSQTAKVRESPASEIKSNLVSP
- the cofG gene encoding 7,8-didemethyl-8-hydroxy-5-deazariboflavin synthase subunit CofG, which produces MSRTIAYSPAYTLVPTYECFNRCTYCNFRTNPEQSPWLTLAAAQKQLQGLQGKGVIEILILSGEVHPLSSRRKAWFERIYDLCELALSLGFLPHTNAGPLSFEEMAKLKEVNVSMGLMLEQLTPNLLQSVHCHAPSKVPSLRLQQLRWAGELRIPFTTGLLLGIGESEGDWRETLAEIAQIQSDYGNIQEVILQPHSAGSQQGWKGASFNPEKMPEVVAIAKSILPSEITLQIPPNLITEPQILLACLAAGARDLGGIGPRDEVNPDYDHLQDRALEALLAVGGWQLIQRLPVYPQYDSWLSSRLQVAVQQWRSTNGDGGSKNYG